In Frondihabitans sp. PAMC 28766, a genomic segment contains:
- a CDS encoding CsbD family protein, translating into MGLSDKIQNAAQDVAGKAKEAVGKATDNDKLEAEGHKDQASASVKKTGEDVKDVFKS; encoded by the coding sequence ATGGGACTCAGCGACAAGATCCAGAACGCCGCCCAGGACGTCGCCGGTAAGGCGAAGGAGGCCGTCGGCAAGGCCACCGACAACGACAAGCTCGAAGCCGAGGGTCACAAAGACCAGGCCTCTGCGTCCGTGAAGAAGACCGGCGAAGACGTGAAAGACGTCTTCAAGTCGTAA
- a CDS encoding EamA family transporter encodes MAAIVVAPFGAGRAATAIALDPGLALIFVLVALLTSVLPYAFEMIALRRLPTRVFGVLSSLGPAVAALAGLVVIHQGLALREIVALVLVSAASVGVTLTSRKPAEPKSHDVIAT; translated from the coding sequence GTGGCGGCCATCGTCGTCGCGCCGTTCGGGGCGGGCCGGGCGGCGACGGCCATCGCCCTCGATCCTGGGCTCGCCCTGATCTTCGTGCTGGTCGCGCTGTTGACCTCCGTGCTGCCCTATGCGTTCGAGATGATCGCGCTGCGCCGACTGCCGACGCGCGTCTTCGGAGTGCTGTCGAGCCTCGGCCCGGCGGTCGCCGCGCTGGCCGGTCTCGTGGTGATCCACCAGGGCCTCGCCCTGCGCGAGATCGTCGCGCTCGTGCTCGTGTCGGCGGCCAGCGTCGGCGTCACGCTGACGAGCCGGAAGCCGGCCGAGCCAAAGTCTCACGATGTCATCGCCACCTGA
- the argS gene encoding arginine--tRNA ligase — protein MTPAELAASLLAIVQGIVERRRAADSALAPVEVTTADVVLERPKNRDHGDWASNVAMKFAKRLGTNPRALADDIAGDLAEIDGVATVDVAGPGFINISLDAAAAGALAKTIVESGADYGTGDYYQGVKIDLEFVSANPTGPMHIGGARWAAVGDSLARVFEAEGGLVTREYYFNDHGVQIDRFARSLLASALGEPTPEDGYGGTYISEIAARVIETYDEDIADLPRDEAQELFRAVGVDFMFADIKNSMHEFGVDFDVFFHENELFETKAVDRALDRLRDLGHVYEADGATWIRTTEFGDDRDRVVIKSDGEAAYIAGDMAYYLNKRERGFERNLILLGADHHGYIGRLMALTAAFGDEPGKNLEILIGQLVNLIRDGEPLRMSKRAGTVVTMEDLVEVVGVDAARYSLVRSSMDSMIDIDLDLLTKRSNENPVFYVQYAHARTCAVDRNAAASGVDRSAFDASLLTDPTEASLLGALSELPRVVTQAAELREPHRVARYVEEVAGTYHRWYDACRVTPLGDEEVTDLHRTRLWLNDAAGQVIRNGLGLLGVSAPERM, from the coding sequence GTGACTCCCGCCGAACTCGCAGCCTCACTGCTCGCCATCGTCCAGGGCATCGTGGAGCGCCGACGCGCCGCCGACTCCGCCCTCGCGCCGGTCGAGGTCACGACCGCCGACGTGGTGCTCGAGCGGCCGAAGAACCGCGATCACGGCGACTGGGCGTCCAACGTCGCGATGAAGTTCGCCAAGCGCCTCGGCACGAACCCGCGCGCCCTCGCCGACGACATCGCCGGCGACCTCGCCGAGATCGACGGCGTCGCCACGGTCGACGTCGCGGGCCCCGGATTCATCAACATCAGCCTCGATGCGGCTGCAGCCGGTGCCCTGGCCAAGACGATCGTCGAGAGCGGCGCCGACTACGGCACGGGCGACTACTACCAGGGCGTGAAGATCGACCTCGAGTTCGTCTCGGCGAACCCGACCGGCCCGATGCACATCGGGGGCGCCCGCTGGGCGGCCGTCGGCGACAGCCTCGCTCGTGTCTTCGAGGCCGAGGGCGGCCTCGTCACCCGCGAGTACTACTTCAACGACCACGGCGTGCAGATCGACCGCTTCGCGCGCAGCCTTCTCGCCAGCGCCCTCGGCGAGCCGACCCCGGAAGACGGCTACGGCGGCACCTACATCTCCGAGATCGCCGCGCGTGTGATCGAGACCTACGACGAGGACATCGCCGATCTGCCCCGCGACGAGGCCCAAGAGCTGTTCCGAGCCGTAGGCGTCGACTTCATGTTCGCCGACATCAAGAACTCGATGCACGAGTTCGGCGTGGACTTCGACGTCTTCTTCCACGAGAACGAGCTGTTCGAGACGAAGGCCGTCGACCGCGCCCTCGACCGCCTCCGCGACCTCGGCCACGTCTACGAGGCCGACGGTGCGACCTGGATCCGCACGACGGAGTTCGGCGACGACCGCGACCGGGTCGTCATCAAGAGCGACGGCGAGGCCGCCTACATCGCCGGCGACATGGCGTACTACCTCAACAAGAGAGAGCGCGGCTTCGAGCGCAACCTCATTCTGCTGGGGGCCGACCACCACGGCTACATCGGCCGACTGATGGCGCTGACGGCGGCATTCGGCGACGAGCCGGGCAAGAACCTCGAGATCCTGATCGGACAGCTCGTCAACCTGATCCGCGATGGTGAGCCCCTGCGCATGTCGAAGCGCGCCGGCACCGTCGTCACGATGGAGGATCTCGTCGAGGTCGTCGGCGTCGATGCGGCCCGCTACTCACTGGTGCGTTCGTCCATGGACTCGATGATCGACATCGACCTCGACCTGCTCACCAAGCGCAGCAACGAGAACCCCGTCTTCTACGTGCAGTACGCGCACGCTCGCACCTGCGCCGTCGACCGCAACGCGGCAGCATCAGGCGTCGACCGCAGCGCTTTCGATGCGTCGCTGCTGACCGACCCGACAGAGGCGTCTCTGCTCGGCGCGCTCTCCGAGTTGCCCCGCGTCGTCACGCAGGCCGCCGAGCTTCGCGAGCCCCACCGGGTCGCCCGCTACGTCGAAGAGGTCGCCGGCACCTACCACCGCTGGTACGACGCCTGCCGCGTGACCCCGCTCGGCGACGAGGAGGTCACCGACCTCCACCGCACCCGCCTCTGGCTGAACGACGCGGCGGGGCAGGTGATCCGCAACGGTCTCGGCCTCCTCGGCGTCTCGGCCCCCGAGCGGATGTAG
- a CDS encoding DMT family transporter: MPRVPAPLLTVAAIFSVQFGSAIARLHFDEVGPTGAATLRLVFAAVILVIAVRPKVRHWTRQQWLAAVVLGFALAGMNSLIYLAVNLIPLGGAVTLEFMGPLVVALAQTRRWRDALWAVVALAGVLLLGFGSSGSIALGGVVLAFGAAAFWAGYILASSTAGRLIEGSTGWWWRSWWRPSSSRRSGRAGRRRPSPSILGSP, from the coding sequence GTGCCCCGCGTTCCCGCCCCCCTGCTCACCGTGGCGGCGATCTTCTCGGTGCAGTTCGGCAGCGCGATCGCGCGTCTCCACTTCGACGAGGTCGGGCCGACCGGGGCCGCGACGCTGCGCCTCGTCTTCGCCGCGGTGATCCTGGTGATCGCGGTGCGCCCCAAGGTGCGCCACTGGACGCGGCAGCAGTGGCTGGCGGCGGTGGTGCTCGGTTTCGCCCTCGCCGGGATGAACTCGCTCATCTACCTGGCAGTGAATCTGATCCCACTCGGCGGCGCCGTGACGCTCGAGTTCATGGGGCCGCTGGTCGTCGCCCTGGCCCAGACGCGACGCTGGCGAGACGCCCTGTGGGCCGTGGTCGCGTTGGCCGGGGTGCTGCTGCTCGGGTTCGGGTCGTCGGGCTCGATCGCCCTCGGGGGAGTCGTGCTGGCCTTCGGGGCGGCGGCGTTCTGGGCCGGGTACATTCTCGCCAGCTCGACCGCGGGCCGCCTGATCGAGGGATCGACGGGCTGGTGGTGGCGATCGTGGTGGCGGCCATCGTCGTCGCGCCGTTCGGGGCGGGCCGGGCGGCGACGGCCATCGCCCTCGATCCTGGGCTCGCCCTGA
- a CDS encoding pyridoxal 5'-phosphate synthase, protein MSPSDSDRSVRHLLRQAKVFPVDMPLFDTDAAPDEPIALFLEWLTAAVEGGVAQPHAMTLSTADRAGEVTARTLLLKDVDDAFWFASSSASPKGRQLRINPRVALTLFWREQGRQVRILGEAGHGPRDVSVRDFTARHPDSRAVAIAVRQSDPVDDAQDARARLAAAKELVERDDSFAPDDWTAYRVAPTSVEFWQATTGRDQVRLRYDRQGAAWAKNLLWP, encoded by the coding sequence ATGAGCCCCAGCGACAGCGACCGATCCGTGCGCCACCTCTTGCGGCAGGCGAAGGTCTTCCCCGTCGACATGCCGTTGTTCGACACGGATGCGGCGCCCGACGAGCCGATCGCGCTCTTCCTCGAGTGGCTGACGGCCGCCGTCGAGGGCGGGGTCGCGCAGCCGCACGCCATGACCCTCTCGACCGCCGACCGGGCGGGTGAGGTGACGGCCCGCACGCTTCTCTTGAAAGACGTCGACGACGCGTTCTGGTTCGCCAGCTCGTCGGCGAGCCCGAAGGGGCGTCAGTTGCGCATCAACCCGCGCGTGGCGCTGACGCTGTTCTGGCGCGAGCAGGGGCGGCAGGTCCGGATCCTGGGCGAGGCCGGCCATGGCCCACGTGACGTCAGCGTGCGCGATTTCACGGCCCGGCACCCCGACTCCCGCGCGGTCGCGATCGCCGTGCGGCAGAGCGACCCCGTCGACGACGCGCAGGATGCCAGGGCTCGCCTCGCCGCCGCGAAAGAGCTGGTCGAGCGTGACGACTCGTTCGCCCCCGACGACTGGACGGCCTACCGGGTCGCGCCCACCTCGGTGGAGTTCTGGCAGGCGACCACCGGCCGTGACCAGGTTCGGCTGCGATACGACCGCCAGGGCGCGGCCTGGGCGAAGAACCTGCTCTGGCCGTGA
- a CDS encoding crotonase/enoyl-CoA hydratase family protein → MTPSTKAKKLLDLDPDRPRVTVEKDGHVLIIGLDREEKRNAADLRMLNELALAYGRLESDPDLWCGLLFARGEHFTAGLDLGDVAKAVTAEGLDIVPEGGINPWQVDGQQLSKPVVMAVQGTCLTLGVELALVSDIVISAKTTRFGQMEVRRGILPFGGATTRFPARVGWGNAMRWMLTGETFDAREALRIGLVQEVVFNDQVYNRAYDLAHRIAEQAPLAVQATLANARLAVRDGEGEAEKALQSELVRLMQTEDSRLGMQSFQQRGDAVFRGK, encoded by the coding sequence ATGACTCCGAGCACCAAGGCGAAGAAGCTCCTCGACCTCGACCCCGATCGGCCCCGCGTCACCGTCGAGAAAGACGGCCACGTGCTGATCATCGGCCTCGACCGCGAAGAGAAGCGCAACGCCGCCGACCTCCGCATGCTGAACGAGCTGGCTCTCGCCTATGGGCGTCTCGAGAGCGACCCCGACCTGTGGTGCGGCCTGCTCTTCGCTCGGGGCGAGCACTTCACCGCCGGGCTCGACCTCGGCGACGTGGCGAAGGCCGTCACCGCCGAGGGCCTCGACATCGTGCCCGAGGGCGGCATCAACCCGTGGCAGGTCGACGGGCAGCAGCTGTCGAAGCCCGTCGTGATGGCTGTCCAAGGCACCTGCCTCACCCTCGGGGTGGAGCTCGCCCTGGTGAGCGACATCGTGATCTCGGCGAAGACGACCCGGTTCGGCCAGATGGAGGTGCGCCGTGGCATTCTGCCGTTCGGAGGCGCCACGACCCGATTCCCCGCGCGAGTCGGCTGGGGCAATGCGATGCGTTGGATGCTGACCGGCGAGACGTTCGACGCCCGCGAGGCTCTGCGCATCGGCCTGGTACAGGAGGTGGTCTTCAACGACCAGGTCTACAACCGCGCGTACGACCTGGCCCACAGGATCGCCGAGCAGGCCCCGCTGGCCGTCCAGGCCACCCTGGCCAACGCGCGCCTCGCCGTGCGGGACGGCGAGGGCGAGGCCGAGAAGGCGCTTCAGTCAGAGCTCGTGCGTCTGATGCAGACCGAGGATTCGCGGCTCGGGATGCAGTCGTTCCAGCAGCGCGGCGACGCGGTCTTCAGAGGGAAATGA
- a CDS encoding TPM domain-containing protein, with the protein MNGTDQAQASHRNPRREAAARVRLATFGVLVAAVAALVFAPAQASHATSPVDLKGAYVLDEANVLSKSDTTSITASLNKLNKDTGINLLVVYVPNFSNPADRASWGAKTADLNNLGTNDVLLSIAVQDRQYDVSKDSGSKLTTSQLASIETKDLVPQLRDSKWAAAATATAAGIDRAAGPADLSWVPVVLIIVVVVILAIIVFVVIRRRRSRAVALQKSQASQAELDRKAAGLLVGIDDQITQASQEVGFAMAQFGEQAAKPFAEALRSAKDKARQAFELRQKLDDEIPDTPEQKRAWTEQIIALCEGAHSDIEAQSEAYDKLRASEATVVDDTARLRTSAASLADRANAADRTLTTLTATYSAKAVSSIAQNPDQADRLLQFVTETASEAEAQIAAEKKGEAVGSVQQGQQALVQVTQLLDAIDKAQDALGSAQSSIDAASADLRSDLVAAQKMPAGSAPEAELQQAVGEVQQALGFADGNRDDPLAVLDRLTSANTRIDTAMAAVRDAEVARQRVQATLDQALLNARSQISAARDFIETRRGAISAGPRTRLSEAERHLSTAVSLATTDPANAVAEAQQAAAMASAAANDANDEVGMYQQQPGFGGGGLGGRGAGGAGLGGILTGVIIGGLLNGGGGGFGGGFGGGGGFGGGGGFGGGGGGGGGGGRDDSGGRF; encoded by the coding sequence GTGAACGGCACCGATCAGGCGCAGGCTTCGCACCGGAACCCTCGCCGGGAGGCCGCGGCGCGGGTGCGCCTCGCAACCTTCGGGGTGCTGGTGGCCGCGGTCGCAGCACTCGTCTTCGCGCCGGCTCAGGCATCGCATGCCACGTCGCCCGTCGACCTGAAGGGCGCGTACGTCCTCGACGAAGCCAACGTTCTGAGCAAGTCCGACACGACCTCGATCACGGCATCGCTCAACAAGCTCAACAAGGACACCGGCATCAACCTGCTCGTCGTCTACGTGCCGAACTTCTCAAATCCTGCCGACCGTGCTTCGTGGGGCGCGAAGACCGCCGACCTCAACAACCTCGGCACGAACGACGTCCTGCTCTCGATCGCGGTGCAGGATCGCCAGTACGACGTCTCGAAGGACTCCGGCTCGAAGCTCACCACCTCGCAGCTCGCCTCGATCGAGACCAAGGATCTCGTGCCCCAGCTGCGCGACTCGAAGTGGGCGGCAGCCGCGACCGCGACCGCCGCCGGCATCGACAGGGCCGCAGGGCCGGCCGATCTCTCGTGGGTGCCGGTCGTGCTGATCATCGTGGTCGTCGTGATCCTGGCCATCATCGTCTTCGTGGTGATTCGCCGCCGACGGAGCAGAGCGGTCGCCCTGCAGAAGTCGCAGGCGTCGCAGGCCGAGCTCGACCGCAAAGCCGCAGGGCTGCTCGTCGGGATCGACGATCAGATCACGCAGGCCTCGCAGGAGGTCGGCTTCGCGATGGCACAGTTCGGCGAGCAGGCGGCGAAGCCGTTCGCCGAAGCCTTGCGCAGCGCCAAGGACAAGGCGCGGCAGGCGTTCGAACTGCGGCAGAAGCTCGACGACGAGATCCCCGACACGCCCGAGCAGAAAAGGGCGTGGACCGAGCAGATCATCGCGCTCTGCGAAGGCGCGCACTCCGACATCGAGGCGCAGTCGGAGGCCTACGACAAGCTGCGAGCGTCCGAGGCGACCGTCGTCGACGACACTGCGCGGCTGCGCACATCGGCCGCCTCGCTCGCCGATCGTGCCAACGCCGCCGACAGGACCCTGACCACGCTGACGGCGACGTATTCGGCGAAGGCCGTGTCGAGCATCGCGCAGAACCCCGACCAGGCCGACCGCCTGCTGCAGTTCGTGACCGAGACGGCTAGCGAGGCCGAGGCGCAGATCGCCGCTGAGAAGAAGGGCGAGGCAGTCGGCAGCGTGCAGCAGGGCCAGCAGGCGCTGGTTCAGGTGACGCAGTTGCTCGACGCGATCGACAAGGCGCAGGATGCCCTCGGGTCGGCGCAGTCGTCGATCGACGCGGCCTCGGCAGACCTCCGCTCCGACCTCGTGGCGGCCCAGAAGATGCCCGCAGGGTCCGCGCCGGAGGCCGAACTGCAGCAGGCCGTCGGTGAGGTGCAGCAGGCGCTCGGGTTCGCCGACGGCAACCGCGACGACCCGCTGGCCGTGCTCGACCGGCTCACGAGCGCGAACACGCGCATCGACACCGCCATGGCAGCCGTCCGCGACGCCGAGGTTGCTCGCCAGCGCGTCCAGGCCACGCTCGACCAGGCGCTGCTCAACGCGCGCAGCCAGATCAGCGCCGCCCGCGACTTCATCGAGACGCGTCGCGGCGCGATCTCAGCCGGGCCGCGAACGCGGCTCTCCGAGGCCGAACGTCACCTCTCGACCGCGGTGAGTCTCGCCACGACCGACCCGGCGAACGCCGTGGCTGAGGCCCAGCAGGCCGCCGCCATGGCTAGCGCGGCCGCGAACGACGCCAACGACGAGGTCGGCATGTACCAGCAGCAGCCCGGCTTCGGCGGCGGCGGCCTCGGTGGCCGCGGCGCCGGAGGGGCAGGCCTCGGCGGGATCCTGACGGGCGTCATCATCGGCGGCCTGCTTAACGGCGGTGGCGGAGGCTTCGGCGGCGGCTTCGGCGGAGGCGGCGGCTTCGGCGGAGGAGGCGGCTTCGGCGGAGGAGGCGGCGGAGGCGGCGGCGGAGGTCGCGACGACAGCGGCGGCAGGTTCTGA
- a CDS encoding DUF2993 domain-containing protein, whose protein sequence is MVDASNGTTLPGAAPRRRRTGTRVFVAVVVVIVVLAILAVIAELVVRRVADADAEKRIDSSLPAGTTGSVDVSIHGFSVILQLLHGSLDDVSLTSHDLVVQKVPVTFSATADDVPLAEGKTTGPITAKLTVDQNGLNESKLLQKASGSIALGTGSFSYDSSISILGLKLQYKVTATPTIASGGKAITLTPTNAAIRSSNSSIDVSSLLSFLKTQPPTICIASSLPTSARLTGLEVAPGTATFDLRSTGLPLDDSALSKTGTC, encoded by the coding sequence ATGGTCGACGCCTCGAACGGCACCACCCTGCCCGGCGCCGCACCGCGCCGCCGCCGCACGGGCACTCGCGTGTTCGTCGCGGTGGTCGTGGTGATCGTCGTGCTCGCGATCCTGGCGGTCATCGCCGAGCTCGTCGTGCGGAGAGTCGCCGACGCGGATGCCGAGAAGCGCATCGACTCGTCGCTGCCCGCGGGCACGACCGGGTCGGTCGACGTGTCGATCCACGGGTTCTCGGTGATCCTGCAGCTGCTCCACGGCAGCCTCGACGACGTGTCGCTGACGTCGCACGACCTCGTGGTGCAGAAGGTGCCGGTGACGTTCTCGGCCACCGCCGACGACGTTCCGTTGGCCGAGGGCAAGACGACGGGGCCGATCACGGCGAAGCTCACGGTCGACCAGAACGGCCTCAACGAGTCGAAACTGCTGCAGAAGGCCAGCGGCAGCATCGCGCTCGGAACCGGGTCGTTCTCGTACGACAGCTCGATCTCGATCCTGGGCCTGAAGCTCCAATACAAAGTCACCGCCACACCGACGATCGCCTCCGGTGGCAAGGCCATCACGCTCACCCCGACGAATGCCGCCATCCGGTCGTCGAACTCGTCGATCGACGTCAGCTCGCTGCTGTCGTTCTTGAAGACGCAGCCGCCGACGATCTGCATCGCATCGTCGCTGCCGACGAGCGCCCGCCTGACCGGGCTCGAGGTGGCGCCCGGCACGGCGACGTTCGATCTGCGCTCGACCGGGCTGCCGCTCGACGACAGCGCCCTCTCGAAGACGGGAACCTGCTGA
- a CDS encoding arginase family protein: protein MRLSEGANAILGDLPARSSTMVEVPVGAGDALGTTIHRLSAVAAVTQGLTDALEASDEVALVVGGDCGVEYAAVRHALREDTCVVWFDAHPDIHSPESSESGAFSGMVLGALLGRADDELGSAGLPIGSRLSPDRVVLAGTRSFDDAEDAYVESSGMTSVSAFELEAHEVVEAVAATGADSVYIHIDLDVLDPASFDGLLDPQPFGLEPANLVETITALRERFPLVGAGICSFAPATAEAAGDDLGTILRIVGSLAR, encoded by the coding sequence ATGAGACTGTCCGAGGGCGCCAACGCGATCCTGGGCGATCTCCCGGCGCGGTCCAGCACCATGGTCGAGGTGCCGGTGGGGGCGGGTGACGCCCTCGGCACGACCATCCACCGATTGTCGGCCGTTGCTGCGGTGACGCAGGGGCTGACCGATGCGCTCGAGGCTTCCGACGAGGTCGCCCTCGTCGTCGGCGGCGATTGCGGCGTCGAGTACGCCGCCGTGCGGCACGCCCTCCGCGAAGACACCTGCGTGGTCTGGTTCGACGCCCACCCCGACATCCACTCCCCCGAGTCGAGCGAGAGCGGCGCCTTCAGCGGCATGGTGCTGGGCGCCCTGCTCGGCCGCGCCGACGATGAGCTCGGTTCAGCCGGACTGCCGATCGGCTCGCGCCTCAGCCCCGACCGAGTTGTCTTGGCGGGCACGCGGTCGTTCGACGACGCCGAAGATGCCTACGTCGAGTCGTCGGGCATGACGAGCGTCTCGGCGTTCGAGCTCGAAGCCCACGAGGTCGTCGAGGCCGTGGCGGCAACCGGCGCGGACAGTGTCTACATCCACATCGACCTGGACGTTCTCGACCCGGCCTCGTTCGACGGTTTACTCGACCCGCAGCCGTTCGGGCTCGAGCCCGCGAACCTCGTCGAGACGATCACGGCTCTCCGCGAGCGCTTTCCTCTCGTCGGTGCCGGCATCTGCTCGTTCGCACCGGCCACGGCCGAGGCCGCGGGCGACGACCTCGGCACGATCCTGCGCATCGTCGGTTCGCTGGCGAGGTAA
- a CDS encoding PspA/IM30 family protein yields the protein MAKQTIFGRIAQLTKANVNNLIDQAEDPKLMLDQLVRDYTNSIADAKSAVAETIGNLRLLEQDHKEDVDAAADWGTKALAASKKADELRAGNPVEADKFDNLAKVAIGRQLSSEKEAKDAEPTIAQQTEVVDKLKKGLTQMEQKLQDLSNKRNELVARSKMAEAQGKVNDAIGSINVLDPTSDLGRFEDKIRREEAKVMGQQELQSSSLDAQFESLDDLDAQTEVEARLAQLKLGGGSKPVEEWESKPLGS from the coding sequence ATGGCAAAGCAGACGATCTTCGGGCGCATCGCGCAGCTCACGAAGGCCAATGTCAACAACCTCATCGACCAGGCCGAAGACCCCAAGCTGATGCTCGATCAGCTGGTCCGCGACTACACCAACTCGATCGCCGACGCCAAGAGTGCCGTCGCCGAGACCATCGGCAACCTGCGCCTCCTCGAGCAGGACCACAAAGAAGACGTCGACGCGGCCGCCGACTGGGGCACCAAGGCCCTCGCCGCGAGCAAGAAGGCCGACGAGCTGCGCGCCGGCAACCCGGTCGAGGCCGACAAGTTCGACAACCTCGCCAAGGTCGCCATCGGCCGCCAGCTCTCGAGCGAGAAGGAGGCCAAAGACGCCGAGCCGACCATCGCTCAGCAGACCGAGGTCGTCGACAAGCTGAAGAAGGGCCTCACCCAGATGGAGCAGAAGCTCCAGGATCTCAGCAACAAGCGCAACGAACTCGTCGCGCGCTCGAAGATGGCCGAGGCTCAGGGCAAGGTCAACGACGCCATCGGCAGCATCAACGTGCTGGACCCGACGAGCGACCTCGGCCGCTTCGAAGACAAGATCCGGCGCGAAGAGGCGAAGGTGATGGGCCAGCAGGAGCTGCAGTCGTCGAGCCTCGACGCGCAGTTCGAGAGCCTCGACGACCTCGACGCTCAGACCGAGGTGGAGGCGCGCCTCGCGCAGCTGAAGCTCGGCGGCGGGTCGAAGCCCGTCGAAGAGTGGGAGTCGAAGCCGCTCGGTTCGTGA
- a CDS encoding SDR family NAD(P)-dependent oxidoreductase, which yields MTGERTVILTGASSGIGKKAAIALAEGGAEVVVVGRNADRTRAVAEQIGGAFHVCDFDRLEQVRALAGTLLENHPRIDVLANNAGGLVSHRAITADGFERSLQSNHLAPFLLTRLLLPRIIESEGRVVSTSSTANVMGRVRLDDLNWAKRPWAGGWLAYGTSKLLTNMFISQLASRAPIQAYAFHPGFVSTSFGTDSGAMRVLNFVTQGNYGISADAGAVPLIQLAGPTTVGVPSGTYFDQLKPNGMQSPQAKNTALAEVVWEKTSDMVGLPIEL from the coding sequence ATGACCGGTGAGCGCACTGTGATCCTGACCGGCGCCTCGAGCGGCATCGGCAAGAAGGCGGCGATCGCCCTGGCAGAGGGCGGGGCGGAGGTCGTCGTGGTGGGCCGCAACGCCGACCGCACGCGAGCCGTCGCCGAGCAGATCGGCGGCGCCTTCCACGTCTGCGACTTCGATCGCCTCGAGCAGGTCCGAGCCCTGGCCGGCACGCTGCTCGAGAACCATCCGCGCATCGACGTGCTCGCGAACAACGCCGGCGGGCTCGTCAGCCACCGCGCCATCACGGCCGACGGCTTCGAGCGCAGCCTCCAGTCGAACCACCTCGCCCCCTTCCTGCTCACTCGCCTGCTGCTGCCGCGCATCATCGAGAGCGAAGGGCGTGTCGTCTCGACGTCGAGCACGGCCAACGTCATGGGGCGGGTCAGGCTCGACGACCTCAACTGGGCGAAGCGGCCGTGGGCGGGCGGTTGGCTCGCCTATGGCACGAGCAAGCTGCTGACCAACATGTTCATCAGCCAGCTCGCCTCCCGGGCGCCGATCCAGGCGTACGCCTTCCACCCCGGCTTCGTGTCGACCAGCTTCGGCACCGACTCGGGTGCGATGCGGGTGCTGAACTTCGTGACGCAGGGCAACTACGGCATCAGCGCCGACGCGGGCGCCGTGCCCCTCATCCAGCTCGCCGGGCCGACCACGGTGGGCGTGCCGAGCGGCACCTACTTCGACCAGCTGAAGCCGAACGGGATGCAGTCTCCTCAGGCGAAGAACACCGCCTTGGCTGAAGTCGTCTGGGAGAAGACGTCGGACATGGTGGGGCTGCCGATCGAACTGTGA
- a CDS encoding Fe-S oxidoreductase — protein MKNPLLDSAVSRAGCAVATGVGLLLGVRLSTGRIRTRGDLIVCSGLPRWAFGRGGTCIGRVYLTRDNDGDDVLDHESVHVEQWQKYGMLMPILYAIAGRDASTNRFEIEAGLEKGGYR, from the coding sequence GTGAAGAACCCCCTGCTCGACTCCGCGGTCTCCCGGGCGGGATGCGCCGTCGCCACCGGCGTCGGCCTCCTGCTCGGTGTGCGGCTGTCGACGGGCAGGATCCGCACGCGCGGCGACCTCATCGTGTGTTCCGGCCTGCCGCGGTGGGCCTTCGGTCGCGGCGGCACCTGCATCGGGCGCGTGTACCTCACCCGCGACAACGACGGCGACGACGTGCTCGACCACGAGTCGGTGCACGTCGAGCAGTGGCAGAAGTACGGCATGCTGATGCCGATCCTGTATGCGATCGCGGGGCGTGACGCCTCGACCAACCGATTCGAAATCGAGGCGGGCCTCGAGAAGGGCGGCTACCGATGA